Proteins from one Telopea speciosissima isolate NSW1024214 ecotype Mountain lineage chromosome 1, Tspe_v1, whole genome shotgun sequence genomic window:
- the LOC122646222 gene encoding 1-aminocyclopropane-1-carboxylate synthase-like, translating into MMGFTSTTSEQQKQQLLSKIATNHGHGEDSSYFDGWKAYDNNPYHATQNPNGVIQMGLAENQLCFDLIQDWIRRNPKASICTTEGVKEFRDIANFQDYHGLPAFREAVAKFMGKVRGVTFDPNRIVMGGGSTGANEMITFCLADPGDAFLVPSPYYPAFDRDLRWRTGVKLLPVVCESSNDFKITKAALEVAYEKAQEANINVKGLLITNPSNPLGTILDRETLHTIASFINDKNIHLVCDEIYAATVFSQPKFISIAEILEEDDTLNRDLVHIVYSLSKDMGFPGFRVGIVYSYNDEVVNCARKMSSFGLVSTQTQHLIASMLADDVFVERFVAESSNRLSARYKIITRELGKVGIGCLKSNAGLFCWMDLRKLLKEPTLEAEMELWHVIVNDVKLNVSPGSSFHCSEPGWFRVCFANMDDETTRVALKRIQDFVGKSRESVSAVIRHKRFKSNLRLSFSSTRRIEETLMSPSILSPHSPLVSART; encoded by the exons ATGATGGGATTCACTTCCACAACGAGTGAGCAACAGAAGCAGCAGCTATTATCTAAGATAGCAACAAATCATGGACACGGCGAAGATTCTTCATATTTTGATGGATGGAAAGCCTACGACAACAATCCTTATCATGCAACCCAgaatccaaatggagtcattcaGATGGGTCTTGCAGAAAATCAG CTTTGCTTCGACTTGATCCAAGATTGGATTAGAAGAAATCCAAAAGCATCTATCTGCACCACAGAGGGAGTCAAAGAATTCAGGGATATTGCCAACTTTCAGGACTACCATGGCTTGCCAGCATTTAGAGAG GCTGTGGCGAAATTTATGGGGAAAGTGAGAGGAGTCACATTCGATCCAAATCGGATAGTTATGGGTGGTGGATCCACCGGAGCTAACGAGATGATCACCTTTTGTTTGGCCGACCCTGGTGATGCCTTCCTGGTCCCCTCACCTTATTACCCAGC GTTCGATCGAGATTTGAGATGGAGAACAGGAGTGAAACTGCTTCCGGTCGTCTGTGAGAGCTCTAATGATTTCAAGATCACCAAAGCTGCCTTGGAAGTAGCATATGAGAAAGCCCAAGAAGCCAACATCAACGTAAAGGGCCTCTTGATCACCAATCCATCTAACCCTTTGGGGACAATTTTGGACAGAGAGACTCTGCATACTATAGCAAGCTTCATCAACGACAAGAACATCCACCTAGTCTGCGATGAGATATATGCAGCCACTGTCTTTAGCCAACCCAAATTCATAAGCATCGCTGAGATATTAGAGGAAGACGATACCTTGAACAGAGATCTCGTACATATTGTGTATAGTCTCTCAAAGGATATGGGGTTTCCAGGCTTCAGGGTCGGCATAGTTTATTCATACAATGATGAGGTCGTGAACTGTGCTCGCAAGATGTCTAGCTTTGGACTAGTTTCCACACAGACCCAGCATCTAATAGCATCTATGTTAGCAGATGATGTGTTTGTAGAAAGGTTCGTCGCTGAGAGTTCAAATAGGCTATCAGCAAGGTATAAGATCATCACAAGGGAGCTTGGTAAAGTAGGTATTGGATGCTTAAAGAGCAATGCTGGTCTATTTTGTTGGATGGACTTAAGGAAACTCCTCAAAGAACCAACACTAGAAGCAGAGATGGAGTTATGGCATGTCATAGTAAATGATGTTAAGCTCAATGTTTCACCAGGTTCTTCTTTTCATTGCTCGGAGCCTGGTTGGTTCAGGGTGTGTTTTGCAAACATGGATGATGAGACCACAAGAGTAGCTCTTAAGAGAATTCAGGATTTTGTGGGGAAGTCTAGAGAATCTGTCTCTGCAGTAATTAGGCATAAACGTTTCAAGAGCAATCTTCGATTAAGCTTCTCATCAACTCGAAGGATCGAAGAGACTCTCATGTCGCCAAGCATCTTATCACCACACTCGCCTCTTGTCAGTGCCAGGACTTGA
- the LOC122648531 gene encoding heavy metal-associated isoprenylated plant protein 39-like, producing the protein MKKVVLNLDLHDNKAKQKAMKAVSTVSGIDSIVMDMKERKMSVIGVMDPVDVAGKLRKFWRADIDFVGPPPEPPKKEDEKKKEEEAKKKEEEAKKAEEAKKKEEEAKKAEEAKKAEEAKKAEEEKKKKEAADLIAQFVKAIEQSGGSHTHDPYRMAAKYYVENVGEENPNACCVIS; encoded by the exons ATGAAg AAAGTGGTATTGAATCTAGACTTACATGACaacaaagcaaagcaaaagGCGATGAAGGCAGTCTCTACCGTTTCAG GAATTGATTCCATCGTCATGGATATGAAGGAGAGGAAAATGTCAGTGATCGGAGTAATGGATCCTGTAGATGTCGCAGGGAAATTGCGCAAGTTTTGGCGCGCGGATATAGACTTTGTTGGACCACCGCCGGAGCCTCcgaagaaagaagatgagaagaagaaggaagaagaagccaagaagaaggaagaagaagccaagaaagcagaagaagccaagaagaaggaagaagaagccaagaaagcagaagaagccaagaaagctgaagaagccaagaaagcagaagaagagaagaagaagaaggaagccGCCGATCTCATCGCCCAGTTCGTTAAGGCAATAGAGCAGAGTGGTGGTAGTCATACTCATGATCCCTATAGGATGGCAGCAAAATACTATGTCGAGAATGTCGGAGAAGAGAACCCCAACGCTTGTTGTGTTATCTCTTAA